One window from the genome of Parasteatoda tepidariorum isolate YZ-2023 chromosome 8, CAS_Ptep_4.0, whole genome shotgun sequence encodes:
- the LOC107444803 gene encoding uncharacterized protein, with protein sequence MRQTINSPFSKFFFNQWLDNSIRELFIGRVYAGRRCVYVRDETEQQQSEEVDDAAVTSSKSTVQCSYIPVCRVQFHSTTPRNTQYWDCGNDDNEFIWNTTRNAYTLVYTTHGHSEKRKTIVELKCSKEETIPLLEVKGEIQTRVHEMRLTSRCACPDLCSDVPVSGSSTLRFHFVTIICFMFLTMIFQLIFHI encoded by the exons ATGAGGCAGACGATAAATTCTCCTTTTTCAAAGTTCTTCTTTAATCAGTGGCTTGACAATAGCATACGGGAGCTCTTTATAGG TCGAGTGTATGCTGGCCGACGTTGTGTATATgttcgagacgagactgagcaACAACAGAGTGAGGAGGTGGATGATGCCGctgtcacaagtagcaagtcaactgttcaatgttcttatatacca GTTTGTCGAGTTCAATTCCATTCCACCACGCCCAGAAACACCCAGTATTGGGATTGCGGTAATGATGATAATGAATTTATATGGAACACAACACGTAACGCATATACTTTAGTGTATACAACACATGGTCATAGTGAAAAAAG GAAAACTATTGTTGAACTTAAATGCTCCAAGGAAGAAACAATACCATTGTTAGAGGTTAAGGGAGAGATCCAAACGAGGGTTCAT GAAATGAGATTAACAAGTAGATGTGCATGTCCTGATCTTTGCTCTGATGTTCCTGTTTCTGGTAGTTCTACATTGAGATTTCATTTT GttactattatttgtttcatgTTTCTCACTATGATATTTCAACTGATTTTTCACATTTAG